In a genomic window of Nomascus leucogenys isolate Asia chromosome 4, Asia_NLE_v1, whole genome shotgun sequence:
- the CSRNP1 gene encoding cysteine/serine-rich nuclear protein 1 has protein sequence MTGLLKRKFDQLDEDNSSVSSSSSSSSSGCQSRCCSPSSSVSRAWDSEEEGPWDQMPLPDRDFCGPRSFTPLSILKRARRERPGRVAFDGITVFYFPRCQGFTSVPSHGGCTLGMAPRHSACRRFSLAEFAQEQARARHEKLRQRLKEEKLEMLQWKLSAAGVPKAEAGLPPAVDAIDDASVEEDLAVAVAGGRLEEVSFLQPYPARRRRALLRASGVRRIDREEKRELQALRQSREDCGCHCDRICDPETCSCSLAGIKCQMDHTAFPCGCCREGCENPMGRVEFNQARVQTHFIHTLTRLQLEQEAESFRELEAPVQGSPPSPGEEALVPTFPLAKPPMNNELGDNSCSSDMTDSSTASSSASGTSEAPDCPTHPGLPGPGFQPGVDDDSLARILSFSDSDFGGEEEEEEEGSVGNLDNLSCFHPADIFGTSDPGGLASWTHSYSGCSFTSGILDENANLDASCFLNGGLEGSREGSLPGTSVPPSMDAGQSSSVDLSLSSCDSFELLQALPDYSLGPHYTSQKVSDSLDNIEAPHFPLPGLSPPGDASSCFLESLMGFSEPAAEALDPFIDSQFEDTVPASLMEPVLV, from the exons ATGACTGGGCTGTTGAAGAGGAAATTTGACCAGCTGGATGAAGACAACTCCTcggtttcctcctcctcctcttcctcttcctctgggtGCCAATCTCGCTGCTGTTCCCCAAGCTCTTCTGTCTCCCGTGCCTGGGACTCAGAGGAGGAAGGCCCCTGGGATCAGATGCCCCTGCCTGACCGTGACTTCTGTGGCCCCAGAAGTTTCACCC CCCTGTCTATCCTGAAGCGGGCTCGCCGGGAGCGCCCAGGCCGTGTAGCCTTTGATGGGATCACCGTCTTCTACTTCCCCCGCTGCCAGGGCTTCACCAGTGTGCCCAGCCATGGTGGCTGTACTCTGGGTATGGCCCCTCGCCACAGTGCCTGCCGTCGCTTCTCTTTGGCTGAGTTTGCACAGGAGCAAGCCCGTGCACGGCACGAGAAGCTCCGCCAGCGCTTGAAAGAGGAGAAGTTGGAGATGCTGCAGTGGAAG CTTTCGGCAGCTGGGGTACCcaaggcagaggcagggctgcCACCTGCGGTGGATGCCATTGATGACGCCTCTGTGGAGGAGGACTTGGCAGTCGCTGTGGCAGGTGGCCGGTTGGAAGAAGTGAGCTTCCTACAGCCCTACCCAGCCCGGCGACGTCGAGCTCTGCTGAGGGCTTCGGGCGTGCGAAGGATCGATCGGGAGGAGAAGCGGGAGCTGCAGGCACTGCGCCAATCCCGGGAGGATTGTGGCTGTCACTGCGACAGGATCTGCGACCCTGAGACCTGCAGCTGCAGCCTGGCAGGCATCaagtgccag ATGGACCACACAGCATTCCCCTGTGGCTGCTGCAGGGAGGGCTGTGAGAACCCCATGGGCCGTGTGGAATTTAATCAGGCAAGAGTTCAGACCCATTTCATCCACACACTCACCCGCCTACAGTTGGAACAGGAGGCTGAGAGCTTTAGGGAGCTAGAGGCCCCTGTCCAGGGCAGCCCACCCAGCCCTGGTGAGGAGGCCCTGGTCCCTACTTTCCCACTGGCCAAGCCCCCCATGAACAATGAGCTGGGAGACAACAGCTGCAGCAGCGATATGACTGATTCTTCCACAGCATCTTCATCAGCATCGGGTACTAGTGAGGCTCCTGACTGCCCCACCCACCCAggcctgcctggccctggctTCCAGCCTGGCGTTGATGATGACAGCCTGGCACGGATCCTGAGTTTCAGTGACTCTGACTttgggggggaggaggaggaagaggaggaagggagtgTGGGGAACCTGGACAACCTCAGCTGCTTCCATCCAGCTGACATCTTTGGTACTAGTGACCCTGGTGGCCTGGCCAGCTGGACCCACAGCTATTCTGGCTGTAGCTTCACATCAGGCATCCTGGATGAGAATGCCAACCTGGATGCCAGCTGCTTCCTAAATGGTGGCCTTGAAGGGTCAAGAGAAGGCAGCCTTCCTGGCACCTCAGTGCCACCCAGCATGGACGCCGGCCAGAGTAGCTCAGTGGATCTCAGCTTGTCTTCTTGTGACTCCTTTGAGTTACTCCAGGCTCTGCCAGATTATAGTCTGGGGCCTCACTACACATCACAGAAGGTGTCtgacagcctggacaacattgaGGCACCTCACTTCcccctgcctggcctctctccaccTGGGGATGCCAGCAGTTGCTTCCTGGAGTCCCTCATGGGCTTCTCCGAGCCAGCCGCCGAAGCCCTAGATCCCTTTATTGACAGCCAGTTTGAGGACACTGTCCCAGCATCTCTAATGGAGCCTGTGCTGGTGTGA